A genomic window from Elaeis guineensis isolate ETL-2024a chromosome 3, EG11, whole genome shotgun sequence includes:
- the LOC105042176 gene encoding glutathione reductase, chloroplastic isoform X1, producing the protein MAATLGAAPKLSFSPSALQTLSRRLPGSPFLLSSKPLGSDFPFPPRLRSSSSSSHLLRRRISTRAGAGGDNGAVRETQHYDFDLFTIGAGSGGVRASRFAANYGASVAVCELPFATISSDFAGGVGGTCVLRGCVPKKLLVYSSKYWHELEECHGFGWTYEIDPKHDWSTLMANKNAELKRLTGIYKNILKNAGVTLIEGRGKIIDPHTVDVDGKLYSARNILISVGGRPFLPDIPGKEYAIDSDAALDLPSKPEKIAIVGGGYIALEFAGIFNGLTSDVHVFIRQKKVLRGFDEEIRDFVAEQMSLRGIEFHTEESPQAIFRSADGSLSLKTNKGTVDGFSHVMFATGRRPNTKNLGLEEVGVKLAKSGAILVDEYSRTSVDSIWAVGDVTDRMNLTPVALMEGGAFAKTVFGNEPTKPDYRAVPSAVFSQPPIGTVGLTEEKAIQEYGDVDIYTANFRPLKATLSGLPDRVFMKIIVCTSTNKVLGVHMCGEDSPEIIQGIAVAVKAGLTKADFDATVGIHPTSAEEFVTMRTPTRKIRRSSSPHEEKTDDGIKSAVDV; encoded by the exons ATGGCTGCCACCCTCGGAGCCGCGCCGAAGCTCTCCTTCTCTCCCTCCGCTCTCCAAACCCTCTCCAGAAGGCTTCCCGGCTCCCCCTTTCTCCTCTCCTCTAAACCCCTCGGCTCTGATTTTCCGTTTCCCCCACGCTtgcgctcttcttcttcttcttcccatctccTTCGCCGTCGCATCTCCACGCGCGCCGGCGCGGGCGGCGACAACGGGGCCGTGAGGGAAACGCAGCACTATGATTTTGATCTCTTCACCATTGGCGCCGGCAGCGGCGGGGTCCGGGCCTCGCGCTTCGCTGCCAACTATGGTGCTTCGGTTGCTGTCTGCGAGCTCCCCTTCGCCACGATATCGTCCGACTTTGCTGGCGGTGTCGGTGGAAC ctGTGTGCTCCGTGGATGTGTTCCTAAGAAATTGCTGGTTTACTCATCCAAGTATTGGCATGAACTTGAAGAGTGTCATGGCTTTGGATGGACCTACGAAATTGATCCTAAGCATGACTGGAGCACCCTGATGGCCAACAAAAATGCTGAATTGAAGCGCCTTACTGGgatttacaaaaatattttgaagaacgCTGGGGTAACATTAATTGAAGGTCGTGGAAAG ATAATTGATCCACATACTGTTGACGTAGATGGGAAACTCTACTCTGCTAGGAACATACTTATTTCTGTTGGTGGACGACCCTTCCTGCCAGACATTCCTGGAAAGGAGTATGCTATTGACTCAGATGCTGCTTTAGATTTGCCTTCAAAACCTGAAAAGATCGCAATAGTCGGAGGCGGCTACATTGCTTTAGAGTTTGCTGGCATCTTCAATGGACTAACAAGTGACGTTCATGTTTTTATCCGGCAAAAGAAAGTGCTAAGAGGCTTTGATGAGGAG ATCAGAGACTTTGTTGCAGAGCAGATGTCTCTTAGGGGTATTGAATTTCATACGGAAGAGTCTCCTCAGGCAATCTTTAGATCAGCTGATGGTTCACTATCACTGAAAACTAACAAGGGAACTGTTGATGGTTTCTCACATGTAATGTTTGCTACAGGTCGAAGACCAAATACAAAG AACCTGGGATTGGAGGAGGTTGGAGTGAAATTGGCCAAGAGTGGAGCAATATTG GTCGATGAATATTCCCGGACATCAGTTGATTCCATCTGGGCTGTTGGAGATGTTACTGATAGGATGAACCTGACTCCAGTTGCATTGATGGAAGGAGGGGCTTTTGCAAAAACTGTATTTGGCAATGAACCTACGAAACCAGATTACAG AGCAGTGCCATCTGCCGTGTTTTCTCAGCCACCTATTGGAACAGTTGGTCTTACTGAGGAGAAG GCAATTCAAGAATATGGAGATGTTGATATCTACACTGCAAACTTCAGGCCTCTGAAGGCCACTCTCTCTGGTCTTCCTGACCGtgtttttatgaaaattattgtTTGTACGAGCACAAACAAAGTTTTAGGAGTGCACATGTGTGGGGAGGATTCCCCAGAGATTATACAG GGGATTGCTGTTGCTGTGAAGGCTGGACTTACGAAGGCAGATTTTGATGCCACAGTTGGCATCCACCCTACATCTGCAGAGGAATTTGTCACAATGAGGACTCCAACTCGAAAAATCCGGAGGAGTTCTTCGCCTCATGAG GAAAAGACTGATGATGGGATCAAGTCAGCAGTAGATGTTTAA
- the LOC105042176 gene encoding glutathione reductase, chloroplastic isoform X2, which yields MANKNAELKRLTGIYKNILKNAGVTLIEGRGKIIDPHTVDVDGKLYSARNILISVGGRPFLPDIPGKEYAIDSDAALDLPSKPEKIAIVGGGYIALEFAGIFNGLTSDVHVFIRQKKVLRGFDEEIRDFVAEQMSLRGIEFHTEESPQAIFRSADGSLSLKTNKGTVDGFSHVMFATGRRPNTKNLGLEEVGVKLAKSGAILVDEYSRTSVDSIWAVGDVTDRMNLTPVALMEGGAFAKTVFGNEPTKPDYRAVPSAVFSQPPIGTVGLTEEKAIQEYGDVDIYTANFRPLKATLSGLPDRVFMKIIVCTSTNKVLGVHMCGEDSPEIIQGIAVAVKAGLTKADFDATVGIHPTSAEEFVTMRTPTRKIRRSSSPHEEKTDDGIKSAVDV from the exons ATGGCCAACAAAAATGCTGAATTGAAGCGCCTTACTGGgatttacaaaaatattttgaagaacgCTGGGGTAACATTAATTGAAGGTCGTGGAAAG ATAATTGATCCACATACTGTTGACGTAGATGGGAAACTCTACTCTGCTAGGAACATACTTATTTCTGTTGGTGGACGACCCTTCCTGCCAGACATTCCTGGAAAGGAGTATGCTATTGACTCAGATGCTGCTTTAGATTTGCCTTCAAAACCTGAAAAGATCGCAATAGTCGGAGGCGGCTACATTGCTTTAGAGTTTGCTGGCATCTTCAATGGACTAACAAGTGACGTTCATGTTTTTATCCGGCAAAAGAAAGTGCTAAGAGGCTTTGATGAGGAG ATCAGAGACTTTGTTGCAGAGCAGATGTCTCTTAGGGGTATTGAATTTCATACGGAAGAGTCTCCTCAGGCAATCTTTAGATCAGCTGATGGTTCACTATCACTGAAAACTAACAAGGGAACTGTTGATGGTTTCTCACATGTAATGTTTGCTACAGGTCGAAGACCAAATACAAAG AACCTGGGATTGGAGGAGGTTGGAGTGAAATTGGCCAAGAGTGGAGCAATATTG GTCGATGAATATTCCCGGACATCAGTTGATTCCATCTGGGCTGTTGGAGATGTTACTGATAGGATGAACCTGACTCCAGTTGCATTGATGGAAGGAGGGGCTTTTGCAAAAACTGTATTTGGCAATGAACCTACGAAACCAGATTACAG AGCAGTGCCATCTGCCGTGTTTTCTCAGCCACCTATTGGAACAGTTGGTCTTACTGAGGAGAAG GCAATTCAAGAATATGGAGATGTTGATATCTACACTGCAAACTTCAGGCCTCTGAAGGCCACTCTCTCTGGTCTTCCTGACCGtgtttttatgaaaattattgtTTGTACGAGCACAAACAAAGTTTTAGGAGTGCACATGTGTGGGGAGGATTCCCCAGAGATTATACAG GGGATTGCTGTTGCTGTGAAGGCTGGACTTACGAAGGCAGATTTTGATGCCACAGTTGGCATCCACCCTACATCTGCAGAGGAATTTGTCACAATGAGGACTCCAACTCGAAAAATCCGGAGGAGTTCTTCGCCTCATGAG GAAAAGACTGATGATGGGATCAAGTCAGCAGTAGATGTTTAA